A genomic stretch from Psilocybe cubensis strain MGC-MH-2018 chromosome 1, whole genome shotgun sequence includes:
- a CDS encoding Elongator complex protein 5 gives MSLFSSILNDEAHRHPLLIVQSSLAQSGLPVLRSILTNNVGAKGKQIDRENLLFCLLYPPSSLVDEKTTTSLNVYDWTDRVSGYNEADLQTELLAIVTKAVESHSGPINIIVDSVDTLLEDIGSVSETYRSLSKLYAVAKVHSDIRIILHSQSPSPLLPLITQTTFSPSLSHAIVHPPALIAHLTTEFLLPPPPISPLPKFWSVFIPVSERVHDTERIVFGPAGQGSGSTLELVVELIVREGAGRKRGVERVLEGWSLALGGPCALSDLESIMDLTKKQKEHAQPTAPDPTQNLPFNLSLTSSQQESRAKVPLPYAHEGKPMTSSAPAAIFYDPDSADDIDDDDPDEDLDI, from the exons ATGTCACTCTTTTCTTCGATCCTGAACGATGAGGCCCATAGGCATCCACTACTTATCGTCCAGTCGTCTTTGGCGCAGAGCGGGTTGCCTGTCCTAAGGTCTATACTGACCAATAATGTCGGCGCCAAAGGCAAACAGATCGATCGTGAAAACCTCTTGTTCTGTCTGCTCTATCCGCCTTCTAGTCTCGTCGATGAGAAAACGACGACCTCGCTGAATGTCTATGATTGGACAGATCGAGTCTCAGGTTACAATGAAGCAGACTTACAGACCGAACTGCTGGCGATTGTGACGAAAG CGGTAGAAAGCCACTCGGGACCGATTAACATCATTGTCGACTCGGTCGATACTCTGTTGGAAGACATAGGATCTGTTTCAGAGACGTACAGATCTCTTTCCAAGCTTTATGCGGTCGCGAAAGTTCATTCTG ACATACGCATTATTCTACACTCCCAATCACCCTCGCCTCTGCTGCCGTTGATAACACAAACAACGTTTTCACCTTCTCTTTCACATGCCATTGTCCACCCACCGGCACTCATCGCCCATCTAACGACAGAGTTCTTGTTGCCTCCACCTCCCATCTCGCCCTTGCCCAAGTTCTGGAGTGTGTTTATTCCGGTCAGCGAAAGGGTGCATGACACAGAACGTATCGTTTTTGGACCGGCAGGACAGGGCAGTGGAAGCACGTTGGAGCTTGTCGTTGAGCTTATTGTAAGAGAAGGCGCGGGTAGAAAGCGCGGCGTAGAACGCGTCTTGGAGGGATGGTCGCTTGCTCTAGGGGGACCGTGCGCTCTATCCGACTTGGAAAGCATAATGGACctaacaaaaaaacaaaaagaa CACGCACAACCCACAGCACCGGATCCTACGCAAAATTTGCCATTCAATCTTAGCTTGACATCTTCCCAGCAGGAATCCCGAGCCAAGGTGCCTTTGCCGTACGCTCATGAAG GAAAACCTATGACAAGTAGTGCTCCAGCCGCGATATTCTACGATCCAGACTCTGCAGATgatatcgacgacgacgacccaGACGAAGATCTTGATATATGA
- a CDS encoding Putative carboxymethylenebutenolidase, translating into MLINKTFHDIPTKLHPNGRPIRIFVIAPVIPDYPDAKFPGPVERFAGQIASQGFVVACPSVYHEFEGPEPIPYDTEGTDRGNNYKIEKELAAYDEAAFDPRVLASVCFFATDIHSASLGKGKNDDSLIKVQKGDLKGKGELVMIFGKQDTHVPRQGRDLIRKTLEDANVPVSVSL; encoded by the exons ATGCTCATCAACAAGACCTTTCATGATATCCCTACCAAGCTCCACCCAAACGGGAGGCCTATACGTATCTTTGTGATAGCtccagtcattccagattACCCCGATGCCAAGTTCCCTG GCCCTGTCGAACGATTTGCAGGCCAGATTGCAAGCCAAGGATTCGTTGTCG CATGCCCATCTGTATACCACGAGTTTGAAGGACCAGAGCCGATCCCCTACGATACTGAAG GCACGGACAGAGGAAACAACTACAAG ATTGAAAAAGAGCTCGCCGCCTACGACGAA GCGGCGTTCGACCCACGAGTTCTTGCGTCTGTCTGCTTCTTTGCAACAGATATCCACAGCGCTTCTctaggaaaaggaaagaacgACGACTCTTTAATCAAAGTTCAAAAGGGTGACTTGAAAGGCAAGGGTGAACTAGTC ATGATCTTTGGCAAACAG GACACCCATGTTCCTCGCCAAGGAAGAGATTTGATCCGTAAAACCCTGGAAGATGCGAATGTACCGGTTTCAGTGAGTCTTTGA
- a CDS encoding 5'-AMP-activated protein kinase subunit gamma codes for MATLSPKARRKPSTRRRAGSHAPFPLQEAHDAALAAIRSFLKGHSSYDAFPVSFRLIVLDTKLNVKKALQCLLLNGVVSAPLWNSDRSRFAGMLTVLDIIHLIQYYYRTASYDYAAADVETFRLESLRDIENELGVAQPPLHREHPSSSLYDAAKLLIQTHARRLPLLDNDTETGHEVIVSVLTQYRLLKFIAINCSKEIQQLNQSLRRLKIGTYVAQLPQDVPEGQNPYYPIATATLNTPVFDVVHMFSERSISAVPIINEEGIVVNLYETVDVITLVRLGAYQSLDLKISEALNQRSPDFPGVVICTASDSLGTLLQLIKKRRVHRLVVVEGDEEEKRGGKKGRLLGIITLSDVLRYVIGKVGIGEGLEPEEDSKSAKPSSSRT; via the exons ATGGCCACTCTCTCCCCCAAGGCCCGTCGCAAGCCATCCACAAGACGCAGGGCTGGCTCGCACGCGCCCTTCCCTCTCCAGGAGGCACACGACGCCGCCCTCGCCGCCATCCGCTCCTTTCTCAAGGGCCACTCCTCCTACGACGCTTTCCCCGTCAGCTTCCGTCTCATCGTCCTCGACACAAAGCTCAATGTCAAGAAGGCTCTCCAATGTCTCCTCCTCAATG GCGTCGTATCTGCACCCCTCTGGAACAGCGACCGTTCTAGGTTCGCAGGCATGCTCACAGTCCTCGATATCATCCATCTCATCCAGTACTACTATCGCACCGCCTCCTACGACTATGCTGCCGCAGATGTAGAGACCTTTCGTCTCGAGTCTCTCCGAG ATATCGAAAATGAGCTCGGTGTAGCCCAGCCGCCCCTCCATCGCGAGCATCCCTCCAGCTCCCTCTACGATGCAGCAAAGCTTCTCATCCAGACCCATGCTCGTAGACTCCCTCTTCTCGACAATGACACAGAGACAGGCCACGAGGTTATCGTCTCTGTTCTCACCCAGTACCGTCTTCTCAAGTTTATCGCCATAAAT TGCAGCAAGGAGATCCAGCAGCTCAATCAGTCCCTGCGCAGGCTCAAAATAGGTACCTATGTCGCCCAGCTCCCCCAAGATGTCCCAGAGGGCCAAAACCCCTATTATCCAATCGCAACTGCCACTCTCAACACCCCCGTCTTTGATGTCGTACACATGTTCTCAGAACGGTCTATTTCCGCCGTCCCCATCATCAACGAAGAGGGCATCGTCGTCAATCTCTATGAGACCGTTGATGTCATC ACTCTCGTTCGACTCGGTGCATACCAGTCCCTCGACCTCAAAATATCAGAGGCTCTCAATCAGAGATCACCAGATTTTCCTGGCGTCGTTATCTGCACCGCTTCAGACTCCCTCGGCACCCTCTTGCAATTAATTAAAAAGCGCAGAGTACACAGacttgtcgtcgtcgagggAGAT gaggaagagaaacgCGGCGGCAAGAAAGGCCGTCTGCTGGGAATCATCACCCTCAGTGACGTCCTTCGCTATGTCATCGGCAAAGTCGGCATTGGCGAGGGTCTCGAACCTGAAGAAGATTCTAAATCTGCAAAACCTTCCAGCTCAAGAACatga
- a CDS encoding Aspartate aminotransferase, mitochondrial, with translation MLATSFARRSALGVTTQALRSVSTWNAVPAGPPDAILGVTEAFKADKDPRKINLGVGAYRDGQGKPYILPSVKKAEEIVQASAPDKEYLPITGLPEFTKNAALLAYGADSAVIKQGAVSITQSISGTGALRIGGEFLARHYPHAKVIYVPVPTWGNHIPLFRDSGLEVRGYRYFNKETVGLDFEGLKADLKAAPEHAIVLLHACAHNPTGIDPTQQQWAEISDIVKEKKLFPFFDMAYQGFASGSTSKDAFAVRHFVAEGHQIALAQSFAKNMGLYGERVGAFSLTTADPAEKARVDSQLKIVIRPLYSNPPLHGARIANAILSNGELYSQWESEVKGMADRIISMREKLYNYLQKDLATPGEWGHIKSQIGMFSYTGLTTPQTKALAEKAHVYMTADGRISMAGLNDSNIEHFAQSVDAAVRDKL, from the exons ATGCTTGCTACCTCCTTTGCCCGCCGTTCTGCCCTCGGCGTCACCACACAGGCCCTACGTTCTGTGTCTACCTGGAATGCTGTTCCAGCCGGCCCTCCTGACGCCATTCTAG GTGTTACTGAAGCCTTCAAGGCCGATAAAGATCCGCGAAAGATCAACCTGGGTGTTGGTGCTTACCGCGACGGACAGGGCAAGCCCTACATTCTGCCTAGTGTCAAGAAG GCGGAAGAGATCGTACAAGCGTCAGCTCCCGACAAGGAATACCTTCCTATCACTGGTCTTCCCGAATTCACCAAAAATGCTGCTTTGTTGGCGTACGGCGCGGACAGCGCTGTGATCAAGCAGGGTGCT GTTTCTATCACCCAATCCATCTCCGGGACTGGTGCCCTCCGTATTGGTGGAGAGTTCCTCGCTCGCCACTACCCCCACGCAAAAGTAATCTACGTCCCAGTCCCAACTTGGGGAAACCACATTCCTCTGTTCCGCGACTCTGGTCTTGAAGTACGTGGGTACAGGTACTTCAACAAGGAGACCGTCGGATTGGACTTTGAGGGCCTTAAGGCCGACCTCAAG GCCGCACCAGAGCACGCCATTGTGTTGCTTCACGCCTGTGCCCACAACCCTACAGGTATTGATCCCACTCAACAGCAATGGGCTGAGATCTCCGACATcgtgaaggagaagaagctGTTCCCCTTCTTCGATATGGCTTACCAAGGCTTTGCCTCTGGTTCGACCTCTAAGGACGCTTTTGCTGTCCGTCACTTCGTTGCCGAAGGACACCAAATTGCCCTTGCACAGTCCTTTGCCAAAAACATGGGTCTGTATGGAGAGCGTGTTGGCGCATTCTCTCTGACCACCGCCGATCCGGCTGAGAAGGCACGTGTCGACAGTCAACTGAAGATTGTCATCCGTCCTTTGTATTCCAACCCTCCTCTTCATGGTGCCCGCATCGCCAACGCCATTCTTAGCAATGGTGAGCTTTACTCCCAGTGGGAGTCCGAGGTCAAAGGAATGGCCGACCGCATCATAAGTATGCGCGAAAAACTCTACAACTACTTGCAGAAGGATCTCGCCACTCCTGGAGAATGGGGGCACATCAAGAGTCAAATTGGAATGTTCAG TTACACTGGTTTGACAACTCCACAAACTAAAGCCCTCGCTGAGAAGGCACATGTCTATATGACTGCTGACGGCCGTATCTCAATGGCCGGTCTGAATGACAGCAATATCGAGCACTTTGCTCAGAGCGTAGATGCTGCTGTCAGAGACAAGCTGTAA
- a CDS encoding translation elongation factor EF-1 alpha, which yields MGKEKQHVNVVVIGHVDSGKSTTTGHLIYKCGGIDKRTIEKFEKEAAELGKGSFKYAWVLDKLKAERERGITIDIALWKFETPKFMVTVIDAPGHRDFIKNMITGTSQADCAILIIAGGTGEFEAGISKDGQTREHALLAFTLGVRQLIVAVNKMDTTKWSEDRFNEIIKETSNFIKKVGYNPKTVAFVPISGWHGDNMLEESTNMPWYKGWSRETKAGVVKGKTLLDAIDAIEPPVRPSDKPLRLPLQDVYKIGGIGTVPVGRVETGIIKAGMVVSFAPSNVTTEVKSVEMHHEQLEQGNPGDNVGFNVKNVSVKDIRRGNVASDSKNDPAKEAASFNAQVIVLNHPGQIGAGYAPVLDCHTAHIACKFSELIEKIDRRTGKSIENSPKFVKSGDAAIVKLVPSKPMCVESYNEYPPLGRFAVRDMRQTVAVGIIKSVDKTEKAGKVTKSAEKAAKKK from the exons ATGGGTAAAGAGAAGCAACACGTTAACGTCGTCG TCATCGGACACGTCGATTCCGGAAAGTCCACCACCACTGGACACTTGATCTACAAGTGCGGTGGTATCGACAAGCGTACCATCGAGAAGTTCGAGAAGGAGGCTGCTGAGCTCGGAAAGGGTTCCTTCAAGTATG cCTGGGTGCTTGACAAGCTCAAGGCCGAGCGTGAGCGTGGTATCACCATCGATATCGCCCTCTGGAAGTTCGAGACCCCCAAGTTCATGGTTACC GTCATTGATGCCCCAGGACATCGTGATTTCATCAAGAACATGATCACCGGTACTTCCCAGGCTGATTGTGCTATCCTCATCATCGCTGGTGGAACCGGTGAGTTCGAGGCTGGTATCTCCAAGGATGGCCAGACCCGCGAGCACGCCCTTCTCGCCTTCACCCTCGGTGTCCGTCAGCTCATCGTCGCTGTCAACAAGATGGACACCACCAAG TGGTCCGAGGATCGTTTCAACGAAATTATCAAGGAAACCTCCAACTTCATCAAGAAGGTCGGTTACAACCCCAAGACTGTTGCCTTCGTCCCCATCTCTGGATGGCACGGAGACAACATGTTGGAGGAGTCCACCAA CATGCCCTGGTACAAGGGTTGGTCTCGTGAGACCAAGGCTGGTGTCGTCAAGGGCAAGACCCTCCTCGATGCCATCGATGCCATCGAGCCCCCCGTCCGTCCTTCCGACAAGCCTCTCCGCCTCCCCCTCCAGGATGTCTACAAGATCGGTGGTATTGGCACAGTGCCCGTCGGACGTGTCGAGACCGGTATCATCAAGGCTGGAATGGTCGTCAGCTTCGCTCCTTCGAACGTCACCACTGAAGTCAAGTCCGTCGAAATGCACCACGAGCAGCTTGAGCAGGGTAACCCTGGTGACAACGTCGGCTTCAACGTCAAGAACGTCTCCGTCAAGGATATCCGCCGTGGAAACGTCGCCTCTGACTCCAAGAACGACCCCGCCAAGGAGGCCGCTTCTTTCAACGCCCAGGTCATCGTCCTCAACCACCCTGGTCAAATCGGTGCTGGTTACGCCCCCGTCCTCGATTGCCACACTGCCCACATTGCTTGCAAGTTCTCTGAGCTCATTGAGAAGATTGATCGCCGTACCGGTAAATCCATTGAAAACTCCCCCAAGTTCGTCAAGTCTGGTGATGCCGCCATCGTCAAGCTCGTTCCTTCCAAGCCCATG TGCGTTGAGTCTTACAACGAGTACCCTCCTCTCGGTCGTTTCGCCGTCCGTGACATGAGACAGACCGTTGCCGTCGGTATCATCAAGTCCGTCGACAAGACCGAGAAGGCTGGCAAGG TCACCAAGTCCGCTGAGAAGGCTGCCAAGAAGAAGTAA
- a CDS encoding Protein ssh4 → MSAQFPAAAPQPPSDPLLVLLPLLIVLSTFLLLLLTFLICAIIVRRRRAIILSDSDGPVDLSREHLLEADGGFDNLEARFLEDASDSARRAYLRAKEYQLQYPPNSLPTDITLSQFLSIQEKGVSAWCFEPDYETVNSLLVHARTEITFLPDPASSSCVQSNLPLPKLNEVYYWEVKMFDLPQSTTVAVGLATKPYPPFRLPGLNRYSVAYHSNGDKSHNYPFTATPFGPPLKEGDVLGVGYRPRTGTVFYTRNGRKTEDAFIGLSRWNLFPTIGADGPCSVHVNLGQAGFVFIEANVKKWGLAPSVGTLAPPPAYGSERGSILLDVGGRIRTNPDGTPSTSSSPSSPHRHRSRRPRQSSAPGVASPLRSSLLSEPPPMTPPPPITPIDEAVEDDSSSDDPSAPLLNRDPGSEGVSRSPSPPISRPPDAAPSSDLTVHLHPPPDSPMSPNINPPTPGVRDIHLQAISPGHRRAGSSGSSNNNPSSTPTDRLTPSSPLTRRDPPAYSPLDAYTYAEGVHIDLPAEVIAAALEGNSVPAASIGQSNSSQPSDRRRSRRR, encoded by the exons ATGTCCGCTCAATTCCCCGCCGCTGCCCCACAGCCACCCTCGGACCCTCTGCTCgtccttcttcctctcctcatcgtcctctccacctttctcctccttctcctcacTTTTCTCATATGCGCCATCATCGTCCGCCGCCGTCGCGCCATCATTCTCAGCGACTCGGACGGCCCAGTAGACCTTTCCAGGGAGCACCTTCTCGAGGCAGACGGTGGCTTTGACAACCTCGAGGCCCGTTTTCTAGAGGACGCCTCCGACTCTGCCCGCAGGGCATATCTCCGTGCCAAAG AGTATCAGCTTCAGTATCCCCCAAATTCCCTCCCAACAGACATAACCCTCTCCCAGTTTCTCTCAATACAGGAAAAGGGCGTCTCTGCCTGGTGTTTCGAACCAGACTATGAGACAGTCAACTCCCTCCTCGTTCATGCCAGGACTGAAATCACCTTCCTCCCAGACcccgcctcttcctcttgcGTCCAGTCAAATCTCCCCCTCCCAAAACTAAACGAGGTCTACTACTGGGAAGTAAAGATGTTTGACCTTCCCCAGTCCACCACCGTCGCTGTCGGTCTCGCCACAAAACCATATCCTCCCTTTCGTCTCCCAGGTCTCAATCGCTACTCCGTAGCATACCATTCAAACGGTGACAAGTCACACAACTATCCCTTTACCGCAACGCCATTTGGACCTCCTCTCAAAGAGGGCGATGTCCTCGGCGTAGGCTATCGTCCCAGAACAGGCACCGTTTTCTATACCCGCAACGGTCGCAAGACAGAGGATGCCTTCATTGGCCTCAGCAGGTGGAACCTCTTTCCCACAATCGGCGCAGATGGTCCTTGCAGCGTACACGTTAATCTTGGCCAGGCTGGTTTTGTCTTTATCGAGGCCAATGTAAAGAAATGGGGTCTAGCTCCCAGTGTTGGCACTCTCGCACCGCCACCAGCATATGGCAGTGAGCGTGGTAGCAtccttcttgatgttggTGGTCGCATACGAACAAATCCTGATGGCACCCCATctacctcttcctctccatcATCTCCTCACCGTCATAGGTCTCGTCGACCAAGACAATCCTCAGCGCCTGGCGTCGCATCACCCTTGCGCAGTTCTCTCCTTTCAGAACCTCCACCCATGACCCCTCCGCCTCCAATTACACCCATAGACGAAGCAGTCGAAGATGACTCTTCATCAGACGATCCGTCTGCCCCTTTGCTTAATAGAGACCCCGGCAGTGAAGGTGTATCTCGTTCACCTTCTCCGCCAATTTCTCGTCCTCCCGACGCAG CTCCCTCTTCCGACTTGACGGTACatctccatcctcctccaGATTCACCAATGAGCCCTAACATCAATCCTCCCACCCCCGGTGTTCGTGATATTCATCTCCAGGCAATCTCTCCTGGCCATCGACGCGCAGGCAGCTCTGGCAGCTCTAACAACAACCCTTCTTCTACCCCGACCGACCGTCTCACCCCCTCCAGTCCCTTGACCAGACGGGATCCTCCCGCATACTCGCCTTTGGACGCATACACTTATGCAGAGGGAGTTCATATTGATCTTCCAGCTGAAGTTATCGCTGCTGCCTTGGAAGGAAACAGCGTCCCCGCCGCGTCTATTGGACAGTCAAATTCTTCCCAACCCTCAGATAGACGTCGGTCTAGAAGGAGATGA
- a CDS encoding Erythromycin 3''-O-methyltransferase, with protein MSDVGINVFLASGVLLFIALLVLSSTRMRSNDPYGLFHLTLNKAPSQDPNLPPATEWLNMGYWKKHVEVGVNCFLGQRKEFIPLWLRSSRAKINRGWQTAHRGKSVRLLPSTTTQPNQLVDSLPDVGHGTGESLLFLLSEPSLPRISHLVGITSLEVHHERSVDRVHKLQALRDIDTIVDLYHADAICTDRANPAHPLSTLSNETFDVILALDCAYHFNTRRLFLEQAYTKLERGGTVALADICFSSDALKTRRTQFLVSVLRLMPRHNVISKEDYVAQMKRIGYSDVVLEDITDDVFPSFSRFLKTQGWGWWVLGKVIDWYASAGARFVIVSGKVDTVDAE; from the exons ATGAGCGACGTTGGCATAAATGTTTTCCTTGCTTCTGGCGTCCTCCTTTTCATTGCTCTTCTCGTATTATCATCGACAAGAATGCGCTCCAACGATCCATACGGGCTTTTTCATCTCACGTTGAACAAGGCGCCTTCTCAAGATCCAAATTTACCCCCTGCCACCGAATGGCTCAATATGGGGTATTGGAAG AAGCATGTCGAGGTTGGTGTCAATTGCTTTCTTGGGCAAAGAAAAGAGTTTATACCGTTGTGGCTACGTAGCTCTCGCGCTAAAATTAATCGCGGCTGGCAAACTGCGCACAGGGGCAAGAGTGTTAGGTTATTaccttccaccaccacccaacCAAACCAATTAGTTGACTCTTTACCAGATGTCGGGCACGGCACAGGAGAGTCTCTTTTGTTCCTTCTTTCCGAGCCGTCGTTGCCGCGAATATCCCATCTCGTGGGCATCACAAGTCTAGAAGTGCACCACGAACGCTCTGTCGACCGCGTCCACAAGCTGCAGGCGCTCCGCGACATAGACACCATCGTGGACTTGTACCATGCAGACGCGATATGCACCGACCGCGCGAACCCAGCTCACCCGCTCAGCACCCTCTCCAACGAGACGTTTGACGTGATTCTAGCGCTGGACTGTGCGTACCACTTTAACACCCGCCGTCTGTTTCTGGAGCAGGCATACACTAAGCTCGAACGGGGCGGCACTGTCGCCCTGGCCGACATATGTTTTTCTTCTGACGCGTTAAAGACGCGTCGGACCCAGTTCTTGGTGTCGGTGCTGCGGCTTATGCCCCGGCATAATGTGATTTCCAAGGAAGACTATGTTGCGCAAATGAAACGTATTGGGTATAGTGATGTGGTTCTAGAAGATATCACAGACGACGTATTTCCCAGTTTTTCGAGATTCCTGAAGACACAAGGGTGGGGATGGTGGGTCCTTGGGAAAGTAATAGATTGGTATGCCTCTGCAGGCGCGAGGTTTGTGATTGTCAGTGGCAAGGTAGATACCGTAGACGCTGAATAA
- a CDS encoding Aspartate--tRNA ligase, cytoplasmic: protein MASAEQPNQTPPPEQPNQNDEGAPTKSALKKAAKAAEKAAKAAEKAAKQQELAQQKADAEVDYAKEFYGALPLNQSQSRPRRARDQIASLSNRVGQPVLIRARVQTSRAQGNKMVFLNLRQRTDSIQGLLVVTPEKVSKQMVKWAAGLADESIVLIEGVAEKTSEPIKSASVSDVEIHISKIHLIAGLDSRLPFTVEDANRPEQDANAEVQYNRVLLETRLNNRVIDLRTQTNQAVFRLQGAIGDLFREYLSANGFMEIHSPKLQGAATESGASVFKVSYFKGNAFLAQSPQLAKQMAIAADFERVYEIGPVFRAEDSNTHRHMTEFIGLDLEMAIEEHYHEVMEMLDGMLKHIFSGLRDKYRKEIDVVQKQFPADDFKWREGPEGTLVLSFKEAVEILVEDGVPREDLDDFSTENEKRLGRLIKAKYDTDYYIIDKFPMALRPFYTMPDPEDPTLSNSYDFFMRGEEILSGAQRIHDPKVLSEKMLSKGVDPESMKPYVDAFRMGCPPHGGGGIGLERVLMLFLKLNNIRRASLFPRDPKRLEP from the exons ATGGCCAGCGCCGAACAACCAAACCAGACTCCTCCTCCAGAGCAACCAAATCA GAACGACGAAGGCGCACCCACCAAAAGTGCGCTCAAGAAGGCTGCCAAAGCCGCTGAGAAGGCCGCAAAGGCTGCTGAAAAGGCTGCAAAACAACAAGAGTTGGCTCAGCAGAAGGCGGATGCAGAAGTC GATTATGCTAAAGAATTCTACGGCGCTCTTCCGCTGAATCAATCTCAGTCACGTCCACGACGTGCGAGAGATCAGATTGCATCGCTATCCAACCGCGTCGGCCAACCTGTGCTTATTCGTGCTCGTGTGCAGACCTCACGAGCCCAGGGAAACAAAATGGTCTTTCTCAATTTGCGCCAACGCACCGATTCCATTCAAGGTCTTCTAGTGGTGACTCCTGAGAAAGTTTCAAAGCAGATGGTCAAATGGGCTGCAGGTTTGGCCGATGAGAGTATAGTGCTCATTGAAGGAGTCGCAGAGAAAACTTCCGAGCCAATCAAAAGCGCGTCCGTCTCCGATGTAGAAATCCATATCTCCAAG ATTCATTTGATTGCAGGATTGGACTCTCGATTGCCATTCACCGTCGAGGATGCTAATCGTCCGGAACAAGATGCCAATGCTGAGGTCCAGTACAACCGTGTTCTCCTCGAGACGCGCTTAAATAATCGGGTTATCGACCTTCGA ACGCAAACCAATCAAGCCGTATTTAGGCTGCAGGGCGCCATTGGAGACCTCTTCCGTGAATACCTAAGCGCCAATGGTTTCATGGAGATCCACAGTCCAAAACTTCAAGGAGCTGCAACAGAGTCAGGAGCATCTGTCTTCAAAGTCAGTTACTTCAAGG GTAACGCCTTCTTGGCTCAATCTCCACAACTCGCGAAACAAATGGCTATTGCCGCAGATTTTGAGCGAGTCTACGAAATTGGACCGGTGTTCCGTGCTGAGGATTCCAACACTCACCGCCATATGACAGAGTTTATCGGTCTTGATCTCGAGATGGCCATTGAGGAGCATTACCATGAAGTCATGGAAATGCTTGATGGAATGCTCAAACACATTTTCAGCGGCCTCCGTGACAAGTatagaaaagaaatagaCGTTGTCCAGAAGCAGTTCCCAGCAGATGACTTCAAGTGGAGGGAAGGACCTGAGGGTACCTTGGTTCTTTCGTTCAAAGAAGCTGTTGAAATCCTCGTTGAAGACGGAGTTCCCAGAGAAGACCTGGATGACTTTAG CACAGAAAATGAGAAGAGACTAGGCAGGCTCATCAAGGCCAAGTATGACACCGACTATTATATTATTGACAAGTTCCCTATGGCGCTGCGCCCATTCTACACTATGCCTGATCCAGAAGATCCC ACATTGTCGAATTCGTACGATTTCTTCATGCGGGGCGAGGAGATTCTTTCTGGAGCGCAGCGTATCCATGACCCTAAAGTTCTTTCGGAAAAGATGCTCAGCAAAGGAGTCGATCCTGAATCGATGAAACCCTATGTTGATGCTTTCCGCATGGGCTGCCCTCCTcatggtggaggaggaattGGTTTGGAGCGCGTGCTGATGCTTTTCCTCAAACTCAATAACATAAGACGGGCATCTCTGTTCCCGAGAGATCCCAAGAGACTTGAACCCTAG